The Polyangiaceae bacterium genome includes a region encoding these proteins:
- a CDS encoding endonuclease/exonuclease/phosphatase family protein: protein MRTHQLGFGMLLLSLLAPGCGDAEPEEVTASELRVGTFNSGLALHYEDWVTEREPVVAAALASEAASLDVLCVQEYWLGDHWQNLVATVAAELPHAVRRPPNPGDEPKCTAAEAGPLLDCVKVECSTASGSELLGCALDKCSAETNSLSGGCADCLIQNIAKPVDELYAACVDPSAGGGDTALYGGEHDPGLLLRTEPLETDSLALSAYFVRAAVLYAKLPRPSGEPVHVFCTHFGSELDGIGYQGPHGSWEGEHAQQVAELLAYIQAKAPSGPVLVLGDLNTGPEQAGLSGEWPAHFTPLLESGLECPALQAEAPPCTLCPDNSFRSDTSSPRLIDHVLVRGLEARDIAVFANTPATVSVEGKPQSMSLSDHYGLRARVR from the coding sequence ATGCGAACGCACCAGCTGGGATTCGGGATGTTGCTCTTGTCGCTTCTGGCACCGGGCTGCGGCGATGCCGAGCCGGAGGAGGTCACCGCGAGCGAGCTCCGCGTCGGAACCTTCAACTCCGGGCTCGCGCTCCACTACGAGGACTGGGTGACCGAACGCGAGCCGGTGGTGGCGGCAGCCCTCGCCAGCGAGGCGGCCAGCCTGGACGTGCTCTGCGTGCAAGAGTACTGGCTCGGCGACCACTGGCAGAACCTGGTCGCCACCGTCGCCGCGGAGCTGCCCCACGCCGTGCGCCGACCACCGAATCCGGGTGACGAGCCGAAGTGCACGGCGGCCGAAGCGGGCCCGTTGCTCGACTGCGTCAAGGTCGAGTGCTCGACCGCCTCCGGGTCGGAGCTCTTGGGCTGCGCGCTCGACAAGTGCAGCGCAGAGACCAACTCGCTGAGCGGCGGCTGCGCCGACTGCTTGATCCAGAACATCGCGAAGCCCGTGGACGAGCTGTACGCAGCCTGCGTGGACCCGAGCGCAGGTGGCGGCGACACGGCGCTCTACGGGGGCGAGCACGATCCGGGGCTCTTGCTGCGCACCGAACCGCTCGAGACGGACTCCCTGGCGCTCAGCGCATACTTCGTGCGCGCCGCGGTGCTGTACGCGAAGCTGCCGCGACCGAGCGGCGAGCCGGTGCACGTGTTCTGCACGCACTTCGGCTCCGAGCTCGACGGCATCGGCTACCAGGGGCCCCACGGCAGCTGGGAAGGCGAGCACGCCCAACAGGTCGCCGAGCTCCTCGCCTACATCCAAGCCAAGGCGCCCTCGGGACCAGTGCTCGTGCTCGGCGACTTGAACACCGGACCGGAGCAGGCGGGGCTGAGCGGAGAGTGGCCGGCGCACTTCACGCCGCTGCTCGAGTCGGGTCTCGAGTGCCCCGCGCTCCAGGCCGAAGCGCCGCCGTGCACGCTGTGCCCAGACAACAGCTTCCGGTCCGATACGTCCTCGCCGCGGCTGATCGATCACGTGCTGGTGCGCGGGCTCGAGGCGCGAGACATCGCAGTCTTCGCCAACACGCCTGCGACCGTCAGCGTAGAGGGCAAACCCCAGAGCATGAGCCTGTCCGACCACTACGGGCTGCGCGCCAGGGTGCGCTGA
- a CDS encoding HlyC/CorC family transporter, which yields MLFELFVILALVLVNGLFAGAEIAVVGVDRMRLSQLVEAGGTRARALAALRAGPERFFATVQIGITVVGATAGAFGGATFARDLTPVLAPFVGGYAEEVALGAVVVLISFLSLVGGELVPKSLALRSPEPYALLVAPVLLWLSSAARPLVWVLTASSNAVLKRFGDSTSFSESRLSPEELRTLVEEAAESGTLDPRVGEIASRALDFAKLTAGHVMIPRTRVVGIERRASTEQIRNIVLEHAHSRLPVYDTDLDVVVGYVLYKDLLPLAWAGRLLVLEDLIRPAYVVDESMEASQLLHEMRARHVQLAVVLAAEGGTAGIVTFDDLVEELVGDVFGELHRTAPDSMKPAADGSIVVLAEVPTRDLNRSFDLALPEGEGWSTLGGLCLREAGRVPLPGECLTLEDGTQLFIEEASERAVERVRVVPPKPAQ from the coding sequence ATGCTGTTCGAGCTCTTCGTCATCCTGGCCCTGGTGCTGGTCAACGGACTCTTCGCCGGGGCCGAAATCGCGGTGGTGGGGGTGGACCGAATGCGCCTGAGCCAACTGGTCGAGGCCGGGGGCACGCGCGCCCGGGCCCTCGCGGCGCTGCGGGCTGGCCCGGAGCGCTTTTTCGCCACCGTGCAGATCGGGATCACCGTGGTAGGCGCCACGGCGGGCGCCTTCGGCGGCGCCACCTTCGCCCGGGACCTGACCCCCGTGCTGGCCCCGTTCGTTGGGGGTTACGCCGAGGAGGTCGCGCTCGGCGCCGTGGTGGTGCTGATCTCGTTTCTCTCGCTGGTGGGCGGCGAGCTGGTGCCGAAGTCGCTCGCCCTTCGCAGCCCCGAGCCTTACGCGCTGCTCGTGGCGCCGGTGTTGCTCTGGCTCTCGTCGGCGGCGCGCCCGCTGGTCTGGGTACTCACCGCTAGCTCCAACGCCGTGCTCAAGCGGTTCGGCGACAGCACCAGCTTCAGCGAGAGCCGCCTCTCACCCGAGGAGCTCCGCACCCTGGTCGAGGAGGCCGCCGAGTCCGGCACCCTGGACCCGCGCGTCGGAGAGATCGCCTCTCGTGCCCTCGACTTCGCCAAGCTCACCGCCGGACACGTGATGATCCCGCGCACGCGCGTCGTCGGCATCGAGCGCCGCGCTTCCACGGAGCAGATCCGGAACATCGTGCTCGAGCACGCGCACTCTCGGCTGCCGGTCTACGACACCGACCTCGACGTCGTCGTCGGCTACGTGCTCTACAAGGACCTCTTGCCGCTGGCCTGGGCAGGCAGGCTCCTGGTGCTCGAAGACCTGATCCGGCCGGCGTACGTCGTGGACGAAAGCATGGAGGCGTCTCAGCTCCTGCACGAGATGCGCGCGCGTCACGTGCAGCTGGCCGTGGTGCTCGCGGCGGAAGGCGGGACGGCGGGCATCGTCACGTTCGACGACCTGGTGGAGGAGCTGGTGGGCGACGTGTTCGGCGAGCTGCACCGCACCGCCCCCGACTCGATGAAGCCCGCCGCCGACGGCTCGATCGTCGTGCTGGCGGAGGTGCCGACCCGGGACCTGAACCGGAGCTTCGACCTGGCCCTCCCCGAAGGCGAAGGCTGGTCCACTCTGGGAGGCTTGTGCCTACGGGAGGCCGGTCGGGTGCCGCTGCCCGGCGAGTGCCTGACCCTCGAGGACGGCACCCAGCTCTTCATCGAGGAAGCGTCCGAGCGCGCCGTGGAGCGGGTCCGGGTCGTGCCGCCCAAACCGGCGCAGTGA
- a CDS encoding protein kinase, whose translation MTDSERYRSGDRIAGKYQLVRKLDEGGMGTVWAARNVDLDVHVALKLLRPELSETHAAERLLAEARMLARLQHPAVVRVHDCGRTERGDPFVAMELLDGESLADHMARRGRVPSVEAVSLLLPVIDGVRVAHEAGIVHRDIKPENVFLARVGGRMQPKVLDFGIALAEAIAVRRTTHGAIMGSPVYMSPEQARGAEVGASTDLWALCVVLFELMTATLPFSGENYHAVLRAIIEDECPSLSAFGAGDDLLASIVERGLSKDPSRRFGSARELGSALAEWLLGQGVSEDAAHVSLRAGWLARVSEPPTSLQPMVVGPSDRPPRDPRATLASPLGVDAESAKSNTSSVEGLSLTASQAGRQRRRLWLSSALAAALVLGAAVIWLRPKEPPRSVSSATPEDSVAPVSVSASAEPTVSARSDPPPIPSEAADAGAPRAEPQGSKREPRPQSRPAKPRESFRPRGI comes from the coding sequence GTGACGGACAGCGAACGCTACCGGTCGGGAGACCGCATCGCCGGCAAGTACCAGCTCGTGCGCAAGCTCGACGAGGGCGGCATGGGTACGGTGTGGGCCGCGCGCAACGTGGATCTCGACGTGCACGTCGCACTCAAGCTCCTGCGTCCCGAGCTCTCCGAAACCCACGCCGCCGAGCGGCTCTTGGCAGAAGCTCGCATGCTCGCGCGCTTGCAGCACCCAGCCGTGGTGCGCGTGCACGACTGCGGCCGAACGGAACGCGGGGATCCCTTCGTGGCGATGGAGCTGCTCGACGGGGAGAGCTTGGCCGACCACATGGCACGCCGCGGGCGCGTGCCATCGGTCGAGGCCGTGTCGCTGCTCTTGCCGGTCATCGACGGCGTGCGCGTCGCGCACGAGGCCGGCATCGTCCACCGCGACATCAAGCCGGAGAACGTGTTCTTGGCCCGCGTGGGGGGGCGCATGCAGCCGAAGGTCCTCGACTTCGGCATCGCGCTGGCGGAAGCCATCGCCGTTCGGCGCACCACCCACGGCGCCATCATGGGCAGCCCGGTGTACATGTCGCCGGAGCAGGCCCGCGGCGCGGAGGTCGGCGCGAGCACGGATCTCTGGGCCCTGTGCGTGGTCTTGTTCGAGCTGATGACCGCGACGCTGCCCTTCAGCGGTGAGAACTACCACGCTGTGCTGCGCGCGATCATCGAAGACGAGTGCCCGAGCCTGAGCGCGTTCGGCGCCGGCGACGACCTGCTCGCGTCCATCGTCGAGCGCGGTCTGAGCAAGGACCCGTCTCGCCGCTTCGGCAGCGCGCGGGAGCTCGGCAGCGCGTTGGCAGAGTGGTTGCTGGGGCAAGGCGTGAGCGAAGACGCCGCTCACGTCTCGTTGCGCGCCGGGTGGCTCGCTCGCGTTTCGGAGCCGCCTACCTCGCTCCAGCCCATGGTGGTCGGCCCGAGCGATCGGCCCCCGAGGGACCCGCGCGCCACGCTCGCCTCCCCGCTGGGGGTGGACGCCGAGAGCGCGAAGTCCAACACGAGCTCCGTCGAGGGGCTGAGCCTGACCGCGAGCCAGGCTGGGCGGCAGAGGCGGCGGCTGTGGCTGAGCAGCGCGCTGGCTGCAGCGCTCGTGCTCGGCGCGGCCGTGATCTGGTTGCGCCCGAAGGAACCGCCGCGTTCGGTGTCGAGCGCCACGCCGGAGGATAGCGTCGCGCCCGTGAGCGTAAGTGCCAGCGCCGAGCCCACCGTGAGCGCTCGGAGCGACCCACCACCAATCCCGAGCGAGGCCGCCGACGCTGGAGCGCCTCGCGCCGAGCCCCAGGGGAGCAAGCGCGAGCCACGCCCGCAGAGCCGCCCCGCCAAGCCCCGAGAGAGCTTTCGCCCGCGCGGCATTTGA
- a CDS encoding tetratricopeptide repeat protein: MARRLAVTLLAVGLLVAQAAAAAGVPIEKASKEQLKAAQRTFEAADGLFDAKRYSEAITAYRASYEIVASPNSRLMIARSLAALGKLDDAYYELVGAVSDAKSAAAADEKYAPTLKAAEAELASLEPKVGRVELVLSDALKEAKINVGPRTLTVLEHAAPVVVTPGSVVVVAALPDGRSVRRELSVAAGESEKVQLDLPAESEPSPTPKPEAPTPAASGAAATNDLGKPSSLRPYAYVAGGVGVAGLATFTVFGLMNKSKFDDLESSCTNGSCGPGRQDDIDAGRRYQTVANIGLAVGIVGIGAGTTLFLLSGSSKKNERAATMRVRVAPGFASLSGQF, encoded by the coding sequence ATGGCTCGCAGGCTGGCAGTGACGCTCCTGGCCGTTGGTCTGCTGGTCGCCCAGGCGGCGGCTGCGGCTGGCGTCCCCATCGAGAAGGCCAGCAAGGAGCAGCTGAAGGCGGCTCAACGCACCTTCGAGGCGGCCGACGGCCTGTTCGACGCCAAGCGCTACTCGGAGGCCATCACGGCCTACCGAGCCTCCTACGAGATCGTCGCTAGCCCGAACTCGCGGCTGATGATCGCGCGCTCGCTGGCCGCCCTCGGCAAGCTCGACGACGCCTACTACGAGCTGGTCGGCGCGGTGAGCGACGCCAAGAGCGCAGCGGCTGCCGACGAGAAGTACGCGCCGACGCTCAAGGCTGCCGAGGCCGAGCTCGCCTCGCTCGAGCCGAAGGTCGGGCGTGTGGAGCTGGTGCTCTCGGACGCGTTGAAGGAGGCGAAGATCAACGTCGGGCCCCGCACGCTGACGGTGCTCGAGCACGCGGCACCCGTCGTGGTCACGCCGGGCAGCGTGGTCGTGGTGGCGGCGTTGCCGGACGGCCGCTCGGTGCGCCGCGAGCTCTCCGTGGCCGCAGGTGAGTCGGAGAAGGTGCAGCTCGACCTGCCCGCGGAGTCCGAGCCGTCGCCGACGCCCAAACCCGAAGCACCGACCCCGGCGGCGTCCGGTGCCGCTGCGACGAACGATCTGGGCAAGCCCAGCTCGCTCCGGCCCTACGCCTACGTCGCGGGCGGGGTCGGGGTGGCGGGCCTGGCCACGTTCACGGTCTTCGGCCTGATGAACAAGTCCAAGTTCGACGACCTGGAATCGAGCTGCACCAACGGGAGCTGCGGACCAGGGCGGCAAGACGACATCGACGCCGGACGCCGCTACCAGACCGTCGCCAATATCGGGCTCGCAGTCGGGATCGTCGGCATCGGCGCGGGCACGACGCTCTTCCTCTTGTCCGGGAGCTCGAAGAAGAACGAGCGAGCTGCGACGATGCGGGTGCGGGTCGCGCCAGGGTTCGCGTCACTCAGCGGTCAGTTCTGA
- a CDS encoding class I SAM-dependent methyltransferase → MALPRLQLFEFNDLDWVGSDVRDTVVESLSRGLSWGRTLTGLVDPFAEFLEAAGTDSVLDLCAGAGGPAQILTQEFRRAGREPPELLLTDLFPRERAWQRLVAEEPKIQAHLGAIDATAIPSEVGAGRARAIINAFHHFPPVLAQSILADAVRARAPIWVSEPFERNPLMFLSFAPFGLAALLANPVLTPERTLGKAVLSWGVLPLTLGISAWDGFVSTLRVYEHPELLEMVRPFAADYRWELGTYRYALGGKGYYFWGVPF, encoded by the coding sequence ATGGCACTGCCGCGCCTACAGCTGTTCGAGTTCAACGATCTCGATTGGGTCGGCTCGGACGTCCGGGACACCGTCGTCGAGTCCTTGAGCCGCGGCCTGTCGTGGGGGCGCACGCTCACGGGTCTGGTGGACCCCTTCGCGGAGTTTCTCGAGGCCGCGGGTACGGACAGCGTGCTCGACCTGTGCGCGGGCGCGGGCGGGCCGGCGCAGATCCTCACCCAGGAATTTCGGCGCGCGGGTCGCGAGCCGCCGGAGCTTTTGCTCACCGACCTGTTCCCGCGCGAGCGCGCCTGGCAGCGGCTCGTGGCGGAGGAGCCGAAGATCCAGGCGCACCTCGGCGCCATCGACGCTACCGCCATCCCGTCCGAGGTCGGCGCCGGACGCGCGCGCGCCATCATCAACGCCTTCCACCACTTCCCGCCGGTGCTCGCCCAAAGCATCCTGGCGGACGCCGTGCGCGCGCGAGCGCCCATCTGGGTGTCGGAGCCGTTCGAGCGCAACCCGCTCATGTTTCTCTCGTTCGCGCCGTTCGGCCTGGCGGCGCTGCTCGCGAACCCGGTGCTCACCCCCGAGCGCACGCTCGGCAAAGCCGTGCTCTCCTGGGGCGTCTTGCCGCTCACGCTGGGGATCAGCGCCTGGGACGGCTTCGTCAGCACGCTCCGCGTGTACGAGCACCCGGAGCTGCTCGAGATGGTTCGCCCGTTCGCCGCCGACTACCGCTGGGAGCTCGGCACGTATCGCTACGCGCTGGGCGGCAAGGGCTACTACTTCTGGGGCGTGCCCTTCTGA
- a CDS encoding protein kinase yields the protein MASESEPVQVDEAIPVAGAHGVDAALIQREGVPTPEALFIQPELGRGVAGRIHPALDRYLLRKVALKRLSKELAQHPFYRDGFVAEAQIAGQLEHPNVVPVYELGFGAGGVPYFTMKLVKGVSLTQWLKDPRRPPGTSERLEAGLEIFLKVCEAIAYAHDRGVIHRDLKPDNVMVGDFGQVYVMDWGLARLSRSKPASGANAQMEAKGAVGTPPFMAPEQARGNPHEMNEQTDVFGLGAILYLLVSGRLPYGPLRPPDEILARARAGQTVPIDEAIGTLPIAKRIRQIVTRAIAAKPADRYQSVGELMNDVRRFLRGGLYLPTKSFAPGEIVIREGDVGDAAYMIASGTCRAYRSVDGTEETLATMTTGDVFGEMALLLYEPRAATVVAVDQVTLMVLDKQTLAEGLGIDGWTGALVRALAQRFSDLEHQVRASGMRRG from the coding sequence ATGGCGTCAGAGTCCGAGCCGGTCCAGGTCGACGAGGCGATTCCGGTCGCTGGCGCGCACGGGGTGGATGCAGCGCTCATTCAGCGCGAGGGCGTCCCCACACCGGAGGCCCTGTTCATCCAGCCGGAGCTCGGGCGGGGAGTCGCGGGCCGCATTCACCCAGCGCTCGACCGCTACCTCTTGCGCAAGGTCGCGCTCAAACGCCTGAGCAAGGAGCTGGCGCAGCACCCGTTCTACCGCGACGGCTTCGTGGCGGAGGCGCAGATCGCCGGTCAGCTCGAGCACCCGAACGTGGTGCCGGTCTACGAGCTCGGCTTCGGCGCTGGTGGCGTGCCGTACTTCACCATGAAGCTCGTGAAGGGCGTCTCGCTCACGCAGTGGCTCAAGGACCCGCGACGGCCGCCTGGTACGAGCGAGCGGCTGGAAGCAGGCCTGGAGATCTTCCTCAAGGTCTGCGAGGCCATCGCCTACGCGCACGACCGCGGGGTAATCCACCGCGATCTGAAGCCAGACAACGTGATGGTCGGCGACTTCGGCCAGGTCTACGTGATGGATTGGGGCCTGGCGCGCCTGAGCAGGAGCAAGCCCGCGTCGGGCGCGAACGCACAGATGGAGGCCAAAGGCGCCGTCGGCACCCCGCCCTTCATGGCGCCCGAGCAGGCTCGGGGCAATCCGCACGAGATGAACGAGCAGACCGACGTGTTCGGCCTGGGCGCCATCCTGTACCTGCTGGTGAGCGGACGCTTGCCCTACGGCCCGCTGCGCCCGCCCGATGAGATCCTGGCCCGCGCGCGCGCCGGTCAGACCGTGCCCATCGACGAGGCCATCGGCACGCTGCCCATCGCCAAGCGCATCCGGCAGATCGTGACCCGCGCCATCGCCGCCAAGCCAGCCGACCGCTACCAGAGTGTGGGCGAGCTGATGAACGACGTGCGGCGCTTCCTGCGCGGGGGCCTGTACTTGCCGACCAAGAGCTTTGCACCGGGGGAGATCGTGATCCGCGAGGGCGACGTCGGCGACGCCGCGTACATGATCGCCAGCGGGACCTGCCGCGCCTATCGCAGCGTCGACGGCACCGAGGAGACCCTGGCCACGATGACCACTGGCGACGTCTTCGGCGAGATGGCGCTCTTGCTCTACGAGCCGCGCGCTGCAACGGTGGTGGCCGTGGATCAGGTCACGCTGATGGTGCTCGACAAGCAGACCTTGGCCGAAGGGCTGGGCATCGACGGCTGGACGGGCGCTCTAGTGCGGGCCCTCGCGCAGCGGTTCAGTGATCTCGAGCACCAGGTCCGCGCTTCGGGCATGCGCCGCGGCTGA
- a CDS encoding CHASE domain-containing protein produces the protein MTEATTERTAPLARRAPGLIVLAAGLAVSAAAFWVARERARADWQADFERKASDVSAALVNGLDVPLEALQSLPALFASSEEVTRSEFRAFVAPTLKRHPAIYALEWLPEVPGAERAKWEARARAEGVADFQFTEVGPSLAMVPAKPRPRHVPIFYMEPSEPKALGFDIASDPIRLDPYDRAKSSGRAVASGRIRLVEDAPGVHSIAVFQPVHRTRAGGALEYLGAGVEVFRLRPVVERALRDYDTARYALTLYDQDSAPAEERVLYEKAGPAARARASFQKSFAFADRNWTLDVSTADPGSAGRSFVLLVGALLSLLGAVVAQGAQTIAGLRRRVAKVEQLGQYTLESKLGEGGMGVVYRASHAMLRRPTALKLLRKEHGHSAGLARFEREVQLTSQLTHPNTIAVYDYGRTPDGVLYYAMEYIDGIDFEHLVRAEGPLPPGRVVFLMRQVLGSLAEAHSVGLIHRDIKPANLMLCERGGLSDFVKVLDFGLAKQLRDPSAVAETHANAVIGTPHYLAPESIDSTGAQGSSADIYAAGAVMYFLLTGHTVFEAKTLLEVCAHHLHTQPQPPSSRLGRPLPAGLEAVVLACLSKDPAKRPASAAALVGVLDELGDVERWTRRDAARWWEVRGRELIASREAEQRERAERARERTVEIDVVSRTLGESEPMPTSVPVSRRRS, from the coding sequence ATGACCGAGGCGACCACCGAACGCACTGCACCGCTCGCGCGGCGCGCTCCGGGCCTGATCGTGCTCGCGGCCGGGCTCGCCGTCTCGGCGGCCGCCTTCTGGGTGGCGCGCGAACGGGCCCGGGCCGACTGGCAGGCGGACTTCGAGCGAAAGGCGAGCGACGTCTCCGCGGCGCTGGTCAACGGGCTGGACGTGCCGCTCGAGGCCTTGCAGTCCTTGCCCGCGCTGTTCGCCAGCTCCGAAGAGGTCACGCGCAGCGAGTTCCGCGCCTTCGTGGCACCTACGCTGAAGCGCCACCCGGCCATCTACGCCCTGGAGTGGCTGCCGGAGGTGCCGGGCGCCGAGCGCGCGAAGTGGGAAGCGCGCGCGCGCGCCGAAGGTGTGGCGGACTTCCAGTTCACCGAGGTCGGCCCGTCGCTAGCCATGGTTCCGGCCAAACCGCGGCCCAGGCACGTGCCGATCTTCTACATGGAGCCCTCGGAGCCCAAGGCGCTCGGCTTCGACATCGCCTCCGATCCGATCCGGCTCGACCCGTACGACCGGGCCAAGAGCTCGGGGCGCGCCGTCGCCTCCGGGCGCATCCGTCTGGTCGAGGACGCTCCCGGCGTGCACTCCATCGCCGTCTTTCAACCCGTGCACCGCACCCGCGCCGGCGGCGCGCTCGAGTACCTCGGAGCGGGCGTGGAGGTCTTTCGCCTGCGCCCGGTCGTCGAGCGCGCGCTCAGGGATTACGACACGGCGAGGTACGCGCTCACTCTCTACGACCAGGACTCGGCGCCGGCAGAGGAGCGCGTCCTGTACGAGAAAGCAGGGCCGGCCGCCCGCGCTCGAGCCAGCTTTCAGAAGTCGTTCGCCTTCGCCGACCGCAACTGGACGCTGGACGTCAGCACCGCGGATCCCGGCTCCGCGGGTCGTTCGTTCGTGCTCTTGGTCGGCGCCCTGCTCAGCCTGCTCGGCGCCGTCGTGGCTCAAGGCGCCCAGACCATCGCGGGGTTGCGCCGGCGGGTCGCGAAGGTGGAGCAGCTCGGGCAGTACACGCTGGAGAGCAAGCTCGGCGAGGGTGGCATGGGAGTGGTCTATCGCGCCTCCCACGCCATGCTGCGGCGTCCCACGGCGCTCAAGCTCCTGCGCAAGGAGCACGGCCACAGCGCGGGGCTCGCGCGCTTCGAGCGCGAGGTGCAGCTCACCAGTCAGCTGACCCACCCCAACACCATCGCCGTCTACGACTACGGGCGGACTCCGGATGGCGTCCTCTACTACGCGATGGAGTACATCGACGGCATCGACTTCGAGCACCTGGTCCGCGCCGAGGGACCGCTGCCGCCGGGGCGCGTCGTCTTCCTGATGCGCCAGGTGCTCGGCTCCCTGGCAGAGGCCCACTCCGTCGGCCTCATCCACCGCGACATCAAGCCGGCCAACCTGATGCTGTGCGAGCGCGGCGGGCTCTCGGACTTCGTCAAAGTGCTGGACTTCGGGCTCGCCAAGCAGCTGCGCGATCCGAGCGCCGTGGCGGAGACCCACGCCAACGCGGTGATCGGCACACCGCACTACCTGGCGCCGGAGAGCATCGACTCCACGGGCGCGCAGGGATCGAGCGCCGACATCTACGCCGCGGGCGCGGTCATGTACTTCTTGCTCACTGGCCACACGGTTTTCGAAGCGAAGACGCTGCTCGAGGTGTGCGCCCACCACCTGCACACGCAGCCCCAGCCCCCGAGCTCTCGGCTCGGTCGCCCGCTGCCCGCGGGGCTCGAGGCGGTGGTGCTGGCCTGCCTGAGCAAGGATCCCGCGAAGCGCCCGGCGTCCGCGGCCGCGCTGGTCGGCGTGCTCGACGAGCTCGGGGACGTGGAGCGCTGGACCCGGCGCGACGCCGCGCGCTGGTGGGAGGTCCGCGGGCGCGAGCTGATCGCGAGCCGCGAGGCGGAGCAAAGGGAGCGCGCTGAGCGCGCCC